Proteins encoded by one window of Antechinus flavipes isolate AdamAnt ecotype Samford, QLD, Australia chromosome 4, AdamAnt_v2, whole genome shotgun sequence:
- the PEA15 gene encoding astrocytic phosphoprotein PEA-15, with the protein MAEYGTLLQDLTDNITHEDLEQLKSACKEDIPSEKSEEITTGSAWFHFLETHNKLDKDNLSYIEHIFEISRRPDLLTMVVDYRTRVLKISEEDELDTKLTRIPSAKKYKDIIRQPSEEEIIKLAPPPKKA; encoded by the exons ATGGCAGAGTACGGAACCCTCCTACAGGACCTGACTGATAATATCACCCATGAGGATCTGGAACAGCTGAAGTCTGCTTGCAAAGAAGACATCCCAAGTGAGAAAAGTGAGGAGATCACTACTGGTAGTGCCTGGTTTCACTTCCTCGAGACCCACAACAAATTGGacaaag ATAACCTCTCCTACATAGAGCACATCTTTGAGATTTCAAGGCGACCAGATCTGCTCACCATGGTGGTTGACTACAGGACCCGTGTGCTAAAGATCTCTGAGGAGGATGAGCTGGACACTAAGCTGACCCGAATTCCTAGTGCCAAGAAGTACAAAG ATATCATTCGGCAGccctcagaggaagaaatcattaAGCTGGCTCCCCCGCCCAAGAAGGcttga
- the CASQ1 gene encoding calsequestrin-1 has protein sequence MGTVPWLWLPLLVLLLGAPLPGTQGEEGLDFPEYDGVDRVVNVNAKNYKNILKKYEVLALLYHEPPEDDKASQRQFEMEELILELAAQVLEDKGVGFGLVDSEKDAAVAKKLGLTEEDSVYVFKGDEVIEYDGELSADTLVEFLLDVLEDPVELIEGERELQAFENIEDEIKLIGYFKNEDSEHYKAYEDAAEEFHPYIPFFATFDSKVAKKLTLKMNEIDFYEAFMDEPVTIPDKPNSEEEIVSFVEEHKRSTLRKLKPESMYETWEDDLDGIHIVAFAEEDDPDGYEFLETLKSVAQDNTENPDLSIIWIDPDDFPLLVPYWEKTFDIDLSAPQIGVVNVTDADSVWMEMDDEEDLPSADELEDWLEDVLEGEINTEDDDDDDDDDDDDDDDDDD, from the exons ATGGGGACCGTGCCATGGCTGTGGTTGCCATTGCTGGTGCTTCTGCTGGGGGCACCCCTGCCAGGGACACAGGGTGAGGAAGGACTGGACTTCCCAGAGTATGATGGTGTGGATCGAGTGGTCAACGTCAATGCCAAGAACTACAAGAATATACTCAAAAAGTATGAGGTGCTTGCCCTGCTCTACCATGAGCCCCCTGAAGATGACAAGGCTTCCCAGAGACAATTTGAGATGGAAGAGCTAATCCTGGAG TTAGCAGCCCAAGTCCTGGAAGATAAGGGAGTTGGATTCGGACTTGTGGACTCCGAGAAAGATGCAGCCGTGGCCAAAAAACTGG GTTTGACCGAGGAAGACAGTGTGTACGTGTTTAAAGGGGACGAGGTCATAGAGTACGATGGCGAGTTATCTGCAGATACCCTGGTCGAGTTTCTACTTGAT gTCCTGGAGGATCCCGTGGAGCTAATTGAAGGCGAGCGGGAGCTGCAAGCATTTGAGAACATTGAGGACGAGATCAAACTTATCGGCTACTTCAAGAATGAGGACTCAGAAC ATTACAAGGCCTATGAGGATGCAGCTGAAGAGTTTCATCCCTACATCCCCTTCTTTGCCACATTTGACAGCAAG GTGGCTAAGAAGCTGACCCTGAAGATGAATGAAATTGATTTCTATGAGGCCTTCATGGATGAACCAGTGACCATCCCAGACAAGCCCAACAGTGAGGAGGAGATTGTCAGCTTTGTGGAGGAGCACAAGAG GTCGACCCTGAGGAAGCTGAAACCTGAAAGCATGTACGAGACCTGG GAAGATGACCTAGATGGCATCCACATAGTGGCCTTTGCAGAGGAGGATGACCCTG ATGGCTATGAGTTCTTAGAGACCCTCAAATCTGTGGCCCAGGACAACACAGAAAACCCTGATCTCAGCATTATCTGGATCGACCCTGATGACTTCCCCTTG CTTGTCCCATACTGGGAGAAGACATTTGACATCGATCTATCAGCCCCACAGATTGGAGTTGTCAATGTGACAGAT GCTGACAGTGTTTGGATGGAGATGGATGATGAGGAGGACCTGCCTTCAGCTGATGAGTTGGAGGACTGGCTGGAAGATGTGCTGGAGGGTGAAATCAACACTGAAGATGACGacgatgatgatgacgatgacgatgatgacgatgatgatgatgatgattaa